The nucleotide sequence CGGCGGTGGGCTCGGTGGAGAGCGCGGTGTCGGCGATGAAGGCCGGCGCGTTCGAGTACCTGCTCAAGCCCGTGGGCAGTCCCGCCGAGCTGCGGCTCACGGTGGCGCGGGCGCTGGAGCGGCGCGCGCTGCTCAACTTGAAGACGGAGGCGCGCCGGTCCACGAGCGAGGTGGTGCTGAGCTGGGGCGCGCCGACGATGGACCCGGTGGTGGAGGCGCTGCGCAAGGTGGCCCCGACGCAGGCCACGGTGTTGTTGGTGGGCGAGAGCGGCACGGGCAAGGAGGTGGCGGCGCGCGCGCTGCATCAGTGGAGCGAGCGCTCCGAGGGCCCGTTCGTCGCGGTCAACTGCGCGGCGTTGACGGAGACGTTGTTGGAGAGCGAGCTGTTCGGCCACGAGAAGGGCGCGTTCACGGGCGCGGTGGCGCAGCGGCGCGGGCGCATCGAGCTGGCCCAGGGCGGCACCTTCTTCCTGGACGAGGTGGGCGAGCTGAAGGCGGAGCTGCAGGCGAAGCTCTTGCGTGTCTTGCAGGAGCGGCGCTTCGAGCGCGTGGGCGGGACGCGGACGCTGGAGGCGGACGTGCGCTGGGTGGCGGCGACCAACCGCGACCTCAAGACGATGATGGCGCACGGCGAGTTCCGCGAGGACCTCTACCACCGGCTGGCGGTGTTCCCCATCCGGCTGCCGTCGCTGCGCGAGCGGCGTGAGGACCTGCGTCCGTTGTCGGAGCTGCTCCTGCGGCGCATCGGCGAGGAGCTGGGACGTCCGGGGTTGAAGCTGTCACCGGAGGCGTCCGAGCGGTTGGAGTCGTTCTCCTGGCCGGGCAACGTGCGGGAGCTGCGCAACGCGCTGGAGCGCGCGGCCATCCTCGCGGACGGCGCGGTGGTGGAGTCGCGGCACCTGTGGCTGGACCCGACGAGCGCCCCGACGTCCACGCCGACGCCGGCGGTGGGGGCGCGGCTTCCGGACAAGACGCTGGAGGAGCTGGAGCGGATGGCCATCGAGCAGGCCATCGCGGACGAGGGTGGCAACCG is from Myxococcus fulvus and encodes:
- a CDS encoding sigma-54-dependent transcriptional regulator, whose protein sequence is MARILVADDEEGVRSFIAEALEVEGHTVTTAADGEEAARLLSKQGVDLLVTDLRMPGMDGLTLLRKVREEQPDVEVVVLTAVGSVESAVSAMKAGAFEYLLKPVGSPAELRLTVARALERRALLNLKTEARRSTSEVVLSWGAPTMDPVVEALRKVAPTQATVLLVGESGTGKEVAARALHQWSERSEGPFVAVNCAALTETLLESELFGHEKGAFTGAVAQRRGRIELAQGGTFFLDEVGELKAELQAKLLRVLQERRFERVGGTRTLEADVRWVAATNRDLKTMMAHGEFREDLYHRLAVFPIRLPSLRERREDLRPLSELLLRRIGEELGRPGLKLSPEASERLESFSWPGNVRELRNALERAAILADGAVVESRHLWLDPTSAPTSTPTPAVGARLPDKTLEELERMAIEQAIADEGGNRKRAAQRLGIGLRTLYDKLRRYGMQ